From the genome of Mastomys coucha isolate ucsf_1 unplaced genomic scaffold, UCSF_Mcou_1 pScaffold6, whole genome shotgun sequence, one region includes:
- the Ddx1 gene encoding ATP-dependent RNA helicase DDX1: protein MAAFSEMGVMPEIAQAVEEMDWLLPTDIQAESIPLILGGGDVLMAAETGSGKTGAFSIPVIQIVYETLKDQQEGKKGKTTIKTGASVLNKWQMNPYDRGSAFAIGSDGLCCQSREVKEWHGCRATRGLLKGKHYYEVSCHDQGLCRVGWSTMQASLDLGTDKFGFGFGGTGKKSHNKQFDNYGEEFTMHDTIGCYLDIDKGHVKFSKNGKDLGLAFEIPAHIKNQALFPACVLKNAELKFNFGEEEFKFPPKDGFVALSKAPDSYIVKSQHTGNAQVSQTKFLPNAPKALIVEPSRELAEQTLNNVKQFKKYIDNPKLRELLIIGGVAARDQLSVLDNGVDIVVGTPGRLDDLVSTGKLNLSQVRFLVLDEADGLLSQGYSDFINRMHSQIPQITSDGKRLQVIVCSATLHSFDVKKLSEKIMHFPTWVDLKGEDSVPDTVHHVVVPVNPKTDKLWERLGKNHIRTDDVHAKDNTRPGANSPEMWSEAIKILKGEYAVRAIKEHKMDQAIIFCRTKIDCDNLEQYFMQQGGGPDKKGHQFSCVCLHGDRKPHERKQNLERFKKGDVRFLICTDVAARGIDIHGVPYVINVTLPDEKQNYVHRIGRVGRAERMGLAISLVATEKEKVWYHVCSNRGKGCYNTRLKEDGGCTIWYNEMQLLSEIEEHLNCTISQVEPDIKVPVDEFDGKVTYGQKRAAGGGNYKGHVDILAPTVQELAALEKEAQTSFLHLGYLPNQLFRTF, encoded by the exons aaatgGGTGTTATGCCCGAGATTGCACAAGCTGTGGAGGAGATGGATTGGCT TCTACCAACTGATATCCAGGCAgaatctattccattgatcctaGGAGGAGGTGATGTACTTATG GCTGCAGAAACAGGAAGTGGAAAAACTGGT GCATTTAGTATTCCAGTTATCCAGATAGTGTATGAAACTCTGAAAGAccaacaggaaggaaagaaaggaaaaacaactaTTAAAACTGGTGCTTCAG TGCTCAACAAGTGGCAGATGAACCCATATGATAGAGGGTCTGCTTTTG CAATCGGGTCAGATGGTCTGTGTTGTCAGAGTAGAGAAGTGAAGGAGTGGCATGGATGCAGAGCGACTAGAGGACTGCTGAAAG GGAAGCACTACTATGAGGTGTCCTGTCATGACCAAGGGCTATGCAGAGTTGGGTGGTCTACCATGCAGGCTTCCTTAGACCTAG GTACTGACAAGTTTGGATTTGGCTTCGGAGGAACAGGAAAGAAATCTCATAATAAACAATTTGATAATTACGGAGAG GAATTCACTATGCATGATACCATTGGATGTTACTTAGATATTGATAAAGGGCATGTGAAGTTCTCTAAGAATG gaaaagatcTTGGTCTGGCATTTGAAATACCAGCACATATAAAAAACCAAGCCCTCTTCCCTGCCTGTGTTTTGAAG AATGCTGAATTGAAATTTAACTTTGGTGAAGAAGAATTTAAGTTTCCACCAAAAGATGGTTTTGTTGCTCTTTCCAAGGCCCCAGATAGTTACATCGTCAAATCGCAGCACACAG GTAATGCACAGGTGTCACAAACAAAATTTCTCCCTAATGCTCCAAAGGCTCTCATTGTGGAACCCTCCAGAGAATTAGCTGAGCAAACCTTGAACAATGTGAAGCAGTTTAAGAAGTATATCGATAATCCTAAATTGCG GGAGCTTCTCATAATTGGTGGTGTTGCAGCTCGAGATCAGCTCTCTGTTCTGGATAATGGG GTTGACATTGTCGTCGGTACTCCAGGAAGATTAGATGATTTGGTGTCAACTGGAAAGCTCAACTTGTCTCAAGTTAGATTCCTGGTCCTGGATGAAGCA GATGGCCTTCTCTCTCAAGGTTATTCTGACTTTATTAACAGGATGCACAGCCAGATTCCTCAGATTACTTCTGATGGGAAAAGACTTCAG GTGATTGTTTGCTCTGCTACTCTGCACTCCTTTGATGTAAAGAAACTGTCTGAGAAGATAATGCATTTCCCCACGTGGGTCGATTTGAAAGGAGAAGATTCTGTTCCAGATACTGTGCATCATGTCGTTGTCCCTGTGAACCCCAAAACTGACAAGCTCTGGGAAAGGCTGGGGAAGAACCACATTCGA ACTGATGATGTTCATGCAAAGGATAACACAAGACCTGGTGCTAACAGTCCAG AGATGTGGTCTGAAGCTATTAAAATACTGAAGGGGGAGTATGCTGTCCGAGCAATCAAGGAACACAAGATGGATCAAGCAATTATCTTCTGTAGAACTAAAATTGACTGTGATAACTTGGAGCAATACTTTATGCAGCAAGGAGGAG GACCTGATAAGAAAGGACACCAATTctcatgtgtgtgtcttcatggTGACAGAAAGCCTCATGAGAGAAAGCAAAACTTGGAACGATTTAAG AAAGGAGACGTAAGATTCTTGATTTGCacagatgtagctgctagaggaATTGATATCCATGGTGTTCCTTATG TCATAAACGTCACCCTGCCTGATGAAAAACAGAATTATGTGCACCGGATTGGCAGAGTAGGACGAGCTGAAAG GATGGGCCTGGCTATTTCCCTGGtggcaacagagaaagaaaag GTTTGGTATCATGTATGTAGCAACCGTGGGAAGGGATGCTATAACACTAGACTCAAGGAAGATGGTGGCTGTACTATCTGGTACAATGAAATGCAG CTACTTTCCGAGATAGAAGAACACCTGAACTGTACCATTTCCCAGGTTGAGCCAGATATAAAGGTTCCAGTGGATGAGTTTGATGGGAAAGTTACATATGGTCAAAAAAGGGCTGCTGGTG gtgGAAACTATAAAGGCCATGTGGATATCCTGGCACCTACCGTTCAGGAGTTGGCTGCCCTTGAAAAGGAAGCGCAGACATCTTTCCTCCACCTTGGCTACCTTCCCAACCAGCTGTTCAGAACCTTCTGA